Proteins encoded within one genomic window of Amycolatopsis nigrescens CSC17Ta-90:
- a CDS encoding lyase family protein, with protein sequence MTGRFRIEEDSLGRVSIPSDAYYGVQTERARQNFAVSGQTLGGQPSLVEAIVQVKKAAALANLDVGVLREPVAEAICQAADEVHAGLLGPEQFPVDVLSGGGGASLNANVNEVLGNRANELLCGRRGSEFAHPQHHVNAGQSTSDSIATAVNIALHWEIQRLLEAVEHLAEVLEEKVLEYGTAVRLSRTGLPDAVPITFGQTFGSYLAVTRRGIDRLRTAADSCLDVPMGGTMVGTGLGAGAGYLERIYPRLRETTGLELRQHPNFFDALQNGDGFQYASTVFKALACGLTKMAKDLRTLADGDRVGTGISLPVVQAGSSFLPRRVDPVMAELVVQVGFQVCGNDTVVTMAVQGAELDFNAWSTVIAKNLFESARLLIQAMPLFADKCLLGLEIDTEHNRRAAEQSLGLSRVIGDVYGYDVAAQAARHAAGRGLSVKDAVIELGIAPAGTAERLLDPAALADSTRSSALLDGLVAERRAGTAELVRGLSPEARLAIFYTTGAVALADSEISQQEEQALAAVGDVLGLAGLAPVSEVGLPADLSTLDRSERELVYACAAWLASADSVTDAAEADLLSRLRAALNLDGETADLLRARVDTLRSERRRYLSRAEQPPWWEEFGELLHRLRDKALRAG encoded by the coding sequence ATGACCGGTAGGTTCCGGATCGAAGAGGACTCCCTCGGCAGGGTGTCGATCCCCAGCGACGCGTACTACGGCGTGCAGACCGAACGCGCCAGGCAGAACTTCGCGGTCTCCGGCCAGACCCTCGGCGGGCAGCCGTCGCTGGTCGAGGCGATCGTGCAGGTGAAGAAGGCGGCCGCGCTGGCGAACCTGGACGTCGGGGTGCTGCGGGAACCGGTCGCCGAAGCCATCTGCCAGGCCGCGGACGAGGTGCACGCGGGCCTGCTCGGCCCGGAGCAGTTCCCGGTGGACGTGCTCAGCGGCGGCGGTGGCGCGTCGCTCAACGCGAACGTCAACGAGGTGCTGGGCAACCGCGCGAACGAGCTGCTGTGCGGCCGCCGCGGCAGCGAGTTCGCCCACCCGCAGCACCACGTCAACGCCGGACAGTCCACTTCGGACTCCATCGCGACCGCGGTGAACATCGCGCTGCACTGGGAGATCCAGCGGCTGCTCGAAGCGGTGGAGCACCTGGCCGAGGTGCTGGAGGAGAAGGTCCTCGAGTACGGCACCGCGGTCCGGCTGTCCAGGACCGGGCTGCCGGACGCGGTGCCGATCACCTTCGGCCAAACCTTCGGCTCCTACCTGGCGGTGACCAGGCGCGGCATCGACCGGCTCCGCACGGCCGCCGACTCCTGCCTGGACGTGCCGATGGGCGGCACCATGGTGGGCACCGGGCTCGGGGCCGGGGCCGGCTACCTGGAGCGGATCTACCCGCGGCTGCGGGAGACCACCGGGCTCGAGCTGCGCCAGCACCCGAACTTCTTCGACGCGCTGCAGAACGGCGACGGGTTCCAGTACGCCTCGACCGTGTTCAAAGCGCTCGCCTGCGGGCTGACCAAGATGGCGAAGGACCTGCGCACGCTGGCCGACGGGGACCGGGTCGGCACCGGCATCAGCCTGCCGGTGGTGCAGGCCGGCTCGTCGTTCCTGCCGCGCCGGGTCGACCCGGTGATGGCCGAGCTGGTGGTGCAGGTCGGCTTCCAGGTGTGCGGGAACGACACGGTGGTCACCATGGCGGTGCAGGGTGCGGAGCTGGACTTCAACGCGTGGAGCACGGTGATCGCGAAGAACCTGTTCGAGTCGGCGAGGCTGCTCATCCAGGCGATGCCGCTGTTCGCGGACAAGTGCCTGCTCGGGCTGGAGATCGACACCGAGCACAACCGGCGCGCGGCCGAGCAGTCGCTGGGACTGTCCAGGGTGATCGGGGACGTCTACGGCTACGACGTCGCCGCGCAGGCGGCGAGGCACGCGGCGGGGCGCGGGCTGTCGGTCAAGGACGCGGTGATCGAGCTGGGCATCGCACCGGCGGGCACCGCGGAACGGCTGCTCGACCCGGCCGCGCTCGCCGACTCGACGCGCAGCTCGGCCCTGCTCGACGGCCTGGTCGCCGAGCGGCGGGCCGGTACCGCGGAACTGGTCCGCGGCCTCTCGCCGGAGGCCAGGCTGGCGATCTTCTACACCACCGGCGCGGTGGCGCTGGCGGACAGCGAGATCTCCCAGCAGGAGGAGCAGGCGCTCGCCGCGGTCGGGGACGTGCTCGGCCTCGCCGGGCTGGCCCCGGTCAGCGAGGTCGGGCTGCCCGCCGACCTCAGCACGCTGGACCGTTCGGAACGGGAGCTGGTCTACGCCTGCGCGGCCTGGCTGGCCAGCGCCGACTCGGTCACCGACGCCGCCGAGGCGGACCTGCTCAGCAGGCTGCGCGCCGCGCTGAACCTGGACGGGGAGACCGCCGACCTGCTGCGTGCCAGGGTGGACACGCTGCGCTCGGAGCGCCGGAGGTACCTGTCCCGCGCGGAGCAGCCGCCGTGGTGGGAGGAGTTCGGCGAGCTGCTGCACCGGCTCCGCGACAAGGCCTTGCGCGCCGGCTAG
- a CDS encoding MaoC/PaaZ C-terminal domain-containing protein, translated as MPIDPSIAIGAEVGEVTFSWSESDVLLYHLALGAGANPVDERELRYATERDLRVLPTFATVAATFHSTRPPAVSLPGVEIDLAKVVHGTQSVTAHRPLPAAGKATARTRILDVLDKGKAAVIVQETTATDQDGSPLWTAQSSIFARGEGGFGGTRGSSDKVPPPSREPDAVIDTPTLPQQALLYRLCGDRNPLHSDPAFAKAAGFEVPILHGLCTYGVVAKAVTDAMLDADVHRIGSFSAKFAGIVLPGETLRTRIWREPDRLVLTTCAVERDEAPVLSDASLTL; from the coding sequence ATGCCGATTGACCCGTCCATCGCGATCGGCGCCGAAGTCGGCGAGGTGACGTTCAGCTGGTCCGAATCGGACGTGCTGCTCTACCACCTGGCGCTGGGCGCGGGCGCGAACCCGGTCGACGAGCGCGAGCTGCGGTACGCGACCGAGCGGGACCTACGGGTGCTGCCCACCTTCGCCACCGTCGCGGCCACTTTCCACAGCACCCGGCCGCCCGCGGTTTCGCTGCCGGGGGTGGAGATCGACCTGGCCAAGGTGGTGCACGGCACGCAGTCGGTGACCGCGCACCGCCCGCTCCCGGCGGCCGGAAAGGCCACCGCGCGCACCCGGATCCTGGACGTGCTGGACAAGGGCAAGGCCGCGGTGATCGTCCAGGAGACGACCGCGACCGACCAGGATGGAAGTCCACTGTGGACGGCGCAGTCGAGCATCTTCGCCCGCGGTGAGGGTGGTTTCGGCGGCACGCGGGGAAGTTCGGACAAGGTGCCCCCGCCGTCGAGGGAACCCGACGCCGTGATCGACACCCCGACGCTGCCGCAGCAGGCGCTGCTGTACCGGCTGTGCGGCGACCGCAACCCGCTGCACTCGGACCCCGCGTTCGCCAAGGCCGCCGGGTTCGAGGTGCCCATCCTGCACGGCCTGTGCACCTACGGCGTGGTGGCGAAGGCGGTCACCGACGCGATGCTGGACGCGGACGTGCACCGGATCGGTTCCTTCTCCGCCAAGTTCGCCGGCATCGTGCTGCCCGGCGAAACGCTGCGCACCCGGATCTGGCGGGAACCCGACCGCCTTGTCCTCACCACCTGCGCCGTCGAACGCGACGAGGCCCCCGTCCTCTCCGACGCCTCCCTCACCCTCTAG
- a CDS encoding Rieske 2Fe-2S domain-containing protein, with amino-acid sequence MTQADAVRTIDVGAPPTRFARGWHCLGLAETFKDGKPHAINAFGTKLVVFQSSDGELHVLDGYCRHMGGDLTQGTVKGDEIACPFHDWRWNGNGKCVSIPYAKRVPLRARTRSWTSMEENKQLFVWHDPQGNPPPSDVVIPRIEGVFNGEWSNWTWDSVLIEGSHCREIVDNMVDMAHFFYIHYAFPTYFKNVFEGHIASQFLNTKGRPDVGMASNYGGEENLLRSEASYYGPSYMINTLLNTFKGFDIENVLINCHYPVTENSFVLQWGVSVKKLPGVSDEQADKIAGKFAKSIGIGFLQDVEIWRNKSRIDNPLLCEEDGPVYQLRRWYEQFYVDVEEISEDMTQRFEFEVDTTRANEVWAKEVADNLARQQAEQAGV; translated from the coding sequence ATGACGCAGGCAGACGCGGTCCGCACCATCGACGTGGGCGCACCGCCGACCAGGTTCGCCCGCGGCTGGCACTGCCTGGGACTGGCCGAGACCTTCAAGGACGGCAAACCGCACGCGATCAACGCGTTCGGCACCAAGCTGGTGGTGTTCCAGAGCTCCGACGGCGAGCTGCACGTGCTGGACGGCTACTGCCGGCACATGGGCGGCGACCTGACCCAGGGCACCGTCAAGGGGGACGAGATCGCCTGCCCGTTCCACGACTGGCGCTGGAACGGCAACGGCAAGTGCGTCTCGATCCCCTACGCCAAGCGGGTTCCGCTGCGGGCCAGGACCAGGTCGTGGACCAGCATGGAGGAGAACAAACAGCTGTTCGTCTGGCACGACCCGCAGGGCAACCCGCCGCCGTCGGACGTGGTGATCCCGCGGATCGAGGGCGTGTTCAACGGCGAGTGGAGCAACTGGACCTGGGACTCGGTGCTGATCGAGGGCTCGCACTGCCGCGAGATCGTGGACAACATGGTCGACATGGCGCACTTCTTCTACATCCACTACGCCTTCCCGACCTACTTCAAGAACGTGTTCGAGGGGCATATCGCGTCGCAGTTCCTGAACACCAAGGGCCGCCCGGACGTCGGGATGGCGTCGAACTACGGCGGCGAGGAGAACCTGCTGCGCTCCGAGGCCTCCTACTACGGGCCGTCCTACATGATCAACACGCTGCTCAACACGTTCAAGGGTTTCGACATCGAGAACGTGCTGATCAACTGCCACTACCCGGTGACGGAGAACTCCTTCGTGCTGCAATGGGGGGTGAGCGTGAAGAAGCTGCCCGGTGTCTCCGACGAGCAGGCGGACAAGATCGCCGGCAAGTTCGCGAAGAGCATCGGCATCGGTTTCCTGCAGGACGTGGAGATCTGGCGCAACAAGAGCAGGATCGACAACCCGTTGCTGTGCGAAGAGGACGGTCCGGTTTACCAGCTGCGCCGCTGGTACGAGCAGTTCTACGTGGACGTCGAGGAGATCAGCGAGGACATGACCCAGCGCTTCGAGTTCGAGGTGGACACCACCAGGGCGAACGAGGTCTGGGCCAAGGAGGTGGCGGACAACCTGGCCCGCCAGCAGGCCGAGCAGGCCGGGGTCTGA
- the kstD gene encoding 3-oxosteroid 1-dehydrogenase: MSEEFDVVVVGSGAAGMTAALAAARQGLDVVVVEKAGRFGGSTARSGGGVWIPDNEALRAAGIEDTAERAGEYLQAIIGDVVPAERRTAYLEHGPEVVSFVHRHTPLRFGWVRDYSDYHPEAPGGRAGGRSVEPKALDGRLLGAELANLEPPYSAPPLGVPITQADYRWLSLIARHPKGVLRMFGLGLRWLAGRLTGKKLLSMGQALAAGLRIGLLRAEVPVWLDTPLLDLIVEDDAVTGVLVRRNGAEVRLRARRGVILGSGGFEWNEEMRKKYQRAPIGTEWTVGAKANTGDGINAGLKLGAAVDLMDDAWWGPSIPLTGGPWFALAERSRPGCVLVNARGERFVNESAPYVEAVHAMYGGGEGPGENIPTWLVFDQRYRNRYMFTGLGPRQPLPGRWFKAGIAAKAATVASLAERIEVPAEALEATVRRFNGFARAGVDQDFHRGDSAYDHYYGDPRNRPNPSLGPLDQAPYYAIKIVPGDLGTKGGLCTDVHARVLREDGSVIENLYAAGNASAAVMGRTYAGPGATIGPAMVFGYLAARHLADKAADKAGRAAEKAADERTGGKR; this comes from the coding sequence ATGTCGGAGGAGTTCGACGTGGTCGTGGTGGGCAGTGGTGCCGCCGGGATGACGGCCGCGCTGGCCGCCGCCAGGCAGGGCCTCGACGTGGTGGTGGTGGAGAAGGCCGGGCGCTTCGGCGGCTCCACCGCGCGGTCCGGCGGGGGCGTCTGGATCCCGGACAACGAGGCGCTGCGCGCGGCCGGGATCGAGGACACCGCGGAACGCGCCGGCGAGTACCTGCAGGCCATCATCGGCGACGTGGTACCCGCCGAGCGGCGGACCGCCTACCTCGAGCACGGCCCCGAGGTGGTGTCCTTCGTGCACCGGCACACCCCGCTCCGGTTCGGCTGGGTCCGCGACTACTCCGACTACCACCCGGAGGCGCCCGGCGGCCGGGCCGGTGGCCGCTCGGTGGAGCCGAAGGCACTGGACGGACGGCTGCTCGGCGCCGAGCTGGCGAACCTGGAGCCGCCGTACAGCGCGCCGCCGCTCGGCGTGCCGATCACCCAGGCGGACTACCGCTGGCTGAGCCTGATCGCCCGGCATCCCAAGGGTGTGCTCCGCATGTTCGGCCTCGGCCTGCGCTGGCTGGCCGGCAGGCTCACCGGCAAGAAGCTGCTTTCGATGGGCCAGGCGCTGGCCGCCGGACTGCGGATCGGGCTGCTCCGCGCGGAGGTGCCGGTCTGGCTGGACACCCCGCTGCTCGACCTGATCGTGGAGGACGACGCGGTGACCGGGGTGCTGGTCCGCCGCAACGGCGCCGAGGTGCGGCTGCGCGCCCGCCGCGGGGTGATCCTCGGCTCCGGCGGGTTCGAGTGGAACGAGGAGATGCGCAAGAAGTACCAGCGCGCGCCGATCGGCACCGAGTGGACCGTCGGCGCCAAGGCCAACACCGGCGACGGGATCAACGCCGGGCTCAAGCTCGGCGCCGCGGTGGACCTGATGGACGACGCCTGGTGGGGCCCGTCCATCCCGCTGACCGGCGGGCCGTGGTTCGCACTCGCCGAGCGGTCCCGGCCCGGCTGCGTGCTGGTCAACGCGCGGGGCGAACGGTTCGTGAACGAGTCCGCGCCCTATGTCGAAGCGGTGCACGCGATGTACGGCGGCGGGGAGGGGCCCGGCGAGAACATCCCGACCTGGCTGGTGTTCGACCAGCGCTACCGCAACCGGTACATGTTCACCGGGCTCGGCCCGCGCCAGCCGCTGCCGGGGCGCTGGTTCAAGGCCGGGATCGCGGCCAAGGCCGCCACCGTGGCCTCGCTGGCCGAGCGCATCGAGGTACCGGCCGAGGCGCTGGAAGCCACCGTGCGGCGGTTCAACGGTTTCGCCCGTGCCGGGGTGGACCAGGACTTCCACCGCGGTGACAGCGCCTACGACCACTACTACGGCGACCCCCGCAACCGGCCGAACCCCAGCCTCGGCCCGCTGGACCAAGCGCCGTACTACGCGATCAAGATCGTGCCCGGCGATCTTGGCACCAAGGGCGGGCTGTGCACCGACGTGCACGCCAGGGTGCTGCGCGAGGACGGCTCGGTGATCGAGAACCTGTACGCGGCCGGCAACGCCAGCGCCGCGGTGATGGGACGCACCTACGCCGGGCCCGGCGCGACCATCGGGCCCGCCATGGTGTTCGGCTACCTTGCGGCCCGGCACCTCGCCGACAAAGCTGCCGACAAAGCTGGCAGAGCTGCCGAGAAAGCCGCTGACGAGCGAACCGGAGGTAAGCGATGA
- a CDS encoding ferredoxin--NADP reductase, whose translation MAEQHEPELPATGAHRLTVAEVVAETEEARSVVLRVDPELAGTFRYRPGQFLTLRVPSDRTGSVARCYSLSSAPHEGDLLKVTVKRTAGGYGSNWICDNFQPGSAVDVLPPAGVFSPASFDEDFLLLAGGSGITPVISILKSALRQGNGQIVLVYANRDERSVIFADELAALAAEHAGRLVVIHWLESVQGMPSTEHLRALAAPYTGHEAFVCGPGPFMDAAKQALKSLGLPRKRIHIERFLSLGGNPFEATASAAPTESTETAETSETTEATAALEVELDGSAHTFAWPRQQKLLDFLLEKGLDAPYSCREGQCSACACRITSGEVKLLNNEVLDSEDLADGIVLACQSLPITDEVSVSYE comes from the coding sequence GTGGCTGAGCAACATGAGCCCGAGCTGCCGGCCACCGGGGCGCACCGGCTGACGGTGGCCGAGGTGGTCGCCGAGACCGAGGAGGCGCGGTCGGTGGTGCTGCGGGTCGATCCCGAGCTGGCCGGGACCTTCCGCTACCGGCCAGGCCAGTTCCTGACCCTGCGCGTGCCCAGCGACCGCACCGGTTCGGTGGCCCGCTGCTACTCGCTGTCCAGCGCGCCACACGAGGGCGACCTGCTCAAGGTGACCGTGAAGCGGACCGCGGGCGGCTACGGGTCGAACTGGATCTGCGACAACTTCCAGCCCGGCTCGGCGGTCGACGTGCTCCCGCCGGCCGGGGTGTTCAGCCCGGCCTCCTTCGACGAGGACTTCCTGCTGCTCGCCGGCGGCAGCGGGATCACCCCGGTGATCTCCATCCTGAAGTCCGCGCTGCGGCAGGGAAACGGCCAGATCGTGCTGGTGTACGCGAACCGGGACGAGCGCTCGGTGATCTTCGCCGACGAGCTGGCGGCGCTGGCCGCCGAGCACGCCGGGCGGCTGGTGGTGATCCACTGGCTGGAGAGCGTGCAGGGCATGCCCTCGACCGAGCACCTGCGCGCGCTCGCCGCGCCCTACACCGGGCACGAGGCGTTCGTCTGCGGTCCCGGCCCGTTCATGGACGCGGCCAAGCAGGCGCTGAAAAGCCTTGGGCTGCCCCGGAAACGGATCCACATCGAACGGTTCCTGTCGCTTGGCGGCAACCCGTTCGAAGCCACCGCCAGCGCCGCCCCCACCGAGAGCACCGAAACAGCCGAGACCTCCGAAACCACAGAGGCCACCGCCGCGCTCGAAGTCGAGCTGGACGGCAGCGCGCACACCTTCGCCTGGCCGCGGCAGCAGAAGCTGCTGGACTTCCTGCTGGAGAAGGGCCTGGACGCGCCGTACTCCTGCCGCGAGGGCCAGTGCAGCGCCTGCGCCTGCCGGATCACCTCCGGCGAGGTGAAGCTGCTCAACAACGAGGTGCTGGACTCCGAAGACCTGGCCGACGGGATCGTGCTCGCCTGCCAGTCCCTGCCGATCACCGACGAAGTCTCGGTCAGCTACGAATGA
- a CDS encoding FAD-binding protein — translation MAEPGSEVADVVVVGFGAAGACAAIEAVEASDASGGEAKVLVLDRFSGGGASAVSGGVVYAGGGTEQQRAAGVTDSVEAMYEYLRLEVGDVVSERTLRRFCAESPEMITWLERNGVPFEGSLCPYKTSYPNDDYYLYYSGSESAGGFRDAAKPAPRGHRAKGPGTSGKLLFAKLAKSARRRGVRVLPQTTVKRLRTDERGAVTGLLVRTLRDAPVWVRTAHRLLGRYAAKPGIYVPALRKALHRRAESLERRYARDLEITARRGVVLSAGGFIANRELVREHAPAYRGGLALGTSADDGSGIGLGVAAGGATAWMHRISAWRFITPPSAFLGGVLVDAHGRRIIDESRYGAAIGEKLITEHDGKGWLLIDDAIAAQAGRDARRQSQWFQWLQALYLLRRGRVSARSVAEVARRAGVDPDGLAATVAEYHAGGADPAGKPDEFVQPLRTPPFSLIDVSVKPNLGYPCPMLTLGGLVVDEDTGQVRGADGRGITGLYAAGRSAVGICSRSYVSGLSLADCVFSGRRAGRSGALAQRVLDKNENVF, via the coding sequence GTGGCTGAACCTGGGTCGGAAGTGGCGGACGTGGTGGTGGTCGGCTTCGGCGCGGCCGGGGCCTGCGCGGCGATCGAAGCCGTGGAGGCATCAGACGCGTCGGGCGGTGAAGCGAAGGTGCTGGTGCTGGACCGGTTCTCCGGTGGCGGCGCGAGCGCGGTCAGCGGCGGCGTGGTGTACGCCGGCGGCGGGACCGAGCAGCAGCGGGCGGCCGGGGTGACGGACTCGGTGGAGGCCATGTACGAGTATCTCCGGCTCGAGGTCGGGGACGTGGTCTCGGAGCGGACCCTGCGCCGGTTCTGCGCGGAAAGCCCGGAGATGATCACCTGGCTGGAGCGCAACGGCGTGCCGTTCGAGGGCAGCTTGTGCCCGTACAAGACCTCCTACCCGAACGACGACTACTACCTGTACTACTCCGGTAGCGAGTCCGCGGGAGGGTTCCGCGACGCGGCGAAGCCCGCTCCTCGCGGCCATCGCGCGAAGGGGCCGGGCACCTCCGGCAAGCTGTTGTTCGCCAAGCTGGCGAAGTCGGCCCGCCGGCGCGGGGTGCGGGTGCTGCCGCAGACCACGGTCAAACGTTTGCGCACCGACGAGCGGGGCGCGGTGACCGGGCTGCTGGTGCGCACCCTGCGGGACGCGCCGGTCTGGGTGCGCACCGCGCACCGGCTGCTCGGGCGCTACGCCGCGAAACCGGGGATCTACGTGCCCGCGCTGCGCAAGGCGCTGCACCGGCGTGCCGAGTCGCTGGAACGCCGGTATGCCCGCGACCTGGAGATCACCGCGCGCCGCGGGGTGGTGCTGTCCGCCGGCGGGTTCATCGCGAACCGCGAGCTGGTTCGCGAGCACGCGCCCGCCTACCGCGGCGGGCTGGCGCTGGGCACCTCGGCCGACGACGGTTCCGGTATCGGGCTCGGGGTGGCTGCCGGCGGCGCGACCGCCTGGATGCACCGCATCTCGGCTTGGCGGTTCATCACCCCGCCCAGCGCGTTCCTCGGCGGCGTGCTGGTGGACGCGCACGGGCGCCGGATCATCGACGAGTCGCGCTACGGCGCCGCGATCGGCGAGAAGCTGATCACCGAGCACGATGGCAAGGGCTGGCTGCTGATCGACGACGCGATCGCGGCGCAGGCGGGGCGGGACGCGCGCCGGCAGAGCCAGTGGTTCCAGTGGCTGCAGGCGCTCTACCTGCTGCGGCGGGGCCGGGTCAGCGCCAGATCGGTGGCGGAGGTGGCACGCCGGGCCGGGGTCGACCCGGACGGCCTCGCGGCCACTGTGGCGGAGTACCACGCCGGGGGAGCGGACCCGGCCGGAAAGCCGGACGAGTTCGTCCAGCCGCTGCGCACCCCGCCGTTTTCGCTGATCGACGTCTCGGTCAAGCCGAACCTGGGCTATCCCTGTCCGATGCTGACCCTCGGCGGGCTGGTGGTGGACGAGGACACCGGCCAGGTGCGCGGCGCGGACGGTCGCGGGATCACCGGGCTGTACGCCGCCGGCCGCTCCGCGGTGGGAATCTGTTCTAGGTCGTATGTGAGCGGTCTCTCGCTTGCCGACTGCGTGTTTTCCGGTCGCAGGGCGGGTCGGAGCGGTGCCCTGGCGCAGCGGGTTCTCGACAAAAACGAGAACGTGTTCTAG